One window of the Magnolia sinica isolate HGM2019 chromosome 19, MsV1, whole genome shotgun sequence genome contains the following:
- the LOC131235638 gene encoding uncharacterized mitochondrial protein AtMg00860-like — MCGYCRRTDHSEPYCFTRMRDLGFTPPQCNNRPPQLALQILPLREEVKFLGHIVSKEGIFVDLAKVTTVQDWKQPKLVMEVRSFLGFAGYYRRFIRDFSKIARLLSQLTRKDLKFAWNEKAEATFQELKDKLTSAPVLVLPE, encoded by the exons ATGTGCGGCTATTGTAGGAGGACTGACCACTCGGAGCCGTATTGCTTCACAAGGATGAGGGATCTTGGCTTCACGCCACCACAGTGCAACAATAGGCCCCCACAGCTGGCCTTGCAGATTCTGCCCCTACGG GAGGAGGTCAAATTTCTAGGACAtatagtgtccaaggaagggatattTGTGGATCTCGCCAAGGTGACGACGGTACAAGATTGGAAGCAACCGAAGTTGGTTAtggaagtgcgaagttttcttgGTTTCGCAGGCTATTACCgcagattcattagagacttctcgaagatagcccgaTTGCTATCCCAACTAACTCGGAAGGACctcaaatttgcctggaatgaaaaggcagaggcGACCTTCCAAGAGTTGAAAGATAAACTGACATCGGCACCGGTGCTTGTGCTACCTGAGTAA
- the LOC131235639 gene encoding uncharacterized protein LOC131235639, with translation MAQNLGIPQPEPPAMVAPVTNTNSLYERFQRHRPPTFVGTHHPEKAEYWLNRVTKLLRPLHCSEAENVELVSYLFEKEVDLWWESVLRSIPENHMWTWEAFEAHFNKKYIPQLYPHERENEFLRLQQGRMSVTQYENCFTELSLHAFEMMITNEAIKMRRFTAGLKSGIRSKTCCTNLKTYAELVEMSIRVEQDEERVAQTRSQLGPWSRIEGSSSSFTRKRPCLNSPPRLVVAPAPSTRPT, from the coding sequence ATGGCCCAGAATTTGGGCATACCGCAACCGGAACCACCCGCCATGGTGGCGCCCGTGACCAACACGAATAGCCTATATGAGCGGTTCCAGAGGCATAGGCCGCCTACCTTTGTTGGCACCCACCACCCTGAGAAAGCAGAATATTGGCTCAACCGAGTTACTAAGCTACTACGGCCTCTCCACTGTTCTGAAGCGGAGAATGTCGAGCTCGTCTCATATCTCTTTGAGAAGGAGGTGGACTTGTGGTGGGAGAGTGTCCTCCGATCCATTCCTGAGAACCACATGTGGACGTGGGAGGCATTCGAGGCCCACTTTAATAAGAAGTATATCCCTCAATTGTATCCGCATGAGAGGGAGAATGAATTTCTCCGCCTCCAACAAGGGAGGATGAGCGTGACTCAATATGAGAACTGCTTTACGGAACTCTCCCTCCACGCCTTCGAGATGATGATCACCAACGAAGCGATTAAGATGAGACGGTTCACGGCAGGGTTAAAGAGCGGCATCCGCTCGAAGACGTGTTGTACAAACCTCAAGACCTACGCCGAGCTTGTTGAGATGTCTATACGGGTGGAACAGGATGAGGAGCGAGTTGCGCAGACCCGTTCACAGTTGGGGCCCTGGAGTAGGATAGAGGGATCGTCCTCTTCTTTTACCAGGAAGCGTCCGTGCCTGAATTCACCGCCTAGGCTTGTGGTCGCACCGGCTCCTTCTACACGACCTACATAG